The sequence GATTGATATGAACGGCCTATATGAGCTAGCGGGCATTCCAAATCCTGATAGACACGCCTGCAGCACCGATATTCCAATCAAACAGGCTTAAATTAAGCCGCGATCGACTTCTTTGCCATCCGGAGATTCAATCCCTGGAAGAATATAGGCAGTTAAGGCGCTAGAGACTGCACAGAAGATCCAAATCACAAAAAAGCCAATGGTATAGATACCCTCATCGGAAACATCAGGATGATAACCAAAGAACAATAAATCTTGAGGGTGAACGACAGTAAACAACAGACCCTCCGCCATACCCGCTACCAAAAAGGATGGCCATAAAATCCAGATCAGCAGGCGGTATTTCATTTTTGAACCTGCGCATCTTTCAGTTGCTCAACCTTTAAGCCTTGCTTTACTACGCCATCGCGCAACGATTTATCTGCATGAAGATTTATAGCCAACCAAATAGTAATCGCACACCCAATCATCGCAACCGCTGGCCCACTAATTAATAGCCAAGGCCATAACTGCTTCCACCAGGGTTTTGTAGTTTGTTGATCTGCCATATTCATCCTCTCGATTCCTTTCCGCCTCAACGGGGAATAATAAAAGTTGATTTTTCGTTACGGGTTCTGATGATGATTTTATTATCTGCAAACTCTTGAGCTATTACATCAAAATAAATAGGGTGGTTACCAGAATCACTCTCATCAATCTCAGTACTGACTTTAATCGGTATTAACTGATTGCTTGCAGGAGCCACGTCAATTTCCGCCACTTCCCTGCCTTGGGAATCCAGAATTCTAAGATGATCTAGGCCCGTAGCTTTTACTTGAACTTTCATGGGGTGCTCGGAGGCATTCATGATCTGAATTCGATAAATATTCTCAATCCGCTCACCATCAATCTCACGGGCCAAAGCACCGCGATCCCGCATGATATCCACCCGTAATGGATTACGAGTTGCTAAAGAAATGAGAAAGGCGGAGGTTAGCACCGTAATAAAGGCTGTATAGATTAAGACTCGTGGACGCAAGATATGCTTGATTGCGCTTTGATTAGACTCTTGATCTTCAATTGCCCGCTCAGTGGTGTAACGGATTAATCCTTTGGGATAATCAACTTTCTCCATCACCTGGTTGCAAGCATCAATACAAGCACCACAACCAATACACATGTATTGCAAGCCATCCCGAATATCAATTCCGGTTGGGCAAACTTGTACGCAGATACTGCAATCTAAGCAGTCACCCAAACCTAATGAACCGTGATCTGCAGACTTACTGCGACTACCCCTAGGCTCACCACGCACTTTGTCATATGTGACCAAGAAAGTGTCTTTATCCACCATCACGCTTTGGAAACGCGCATAGGGGCACATGTATTTACAGACTTGCTCACGCATGAAGCCTGCATTACCCCAGGTAGCAAAGCTATAAAAGCAAAGCCAGAAGGTTTGCCATGGGCCAAGCGATAAATGCAATAAAGCAACCCCTAAAGTTTCAATTGGCGTGAAGTAGCCAATAAAAGTAAAACCTGTCCAAAATGCCACCAGCAACCAAAGAAAATGTTTGGTGACCTTAAGACGCCACTTTCTGAAACCCCAAGGCCATTCTTCGCCATCCAAACGAATTCGCGCAAAGCGATCGCCTTCGACCTTGCGCTCGATCCACATAAAGATTTCGGTGTAGACGGTTTGTGGGCACGCATAACCACAAAACAGTCGACCGGCTACGGCCGTAAAGAGGAATAAAGCTAATGCGGAAAGAATTAATAGCAGCGTGAGGTAAATCACGTCTTGCGGCCACAGCACAAGACCAAAGATATAGAACTTACGCTGAACTAAATCAAAGAGAACTGCTTGGCGATCATTCCAACTAAGCCAAGGCAATCCATAAAACAGCAACTGCGTAGCAAATACCAGAATAAAACGCCAACGGGCAAAAAGACCTGTTACTGAGCGGGGGTAAATTTTTCGCCGGACCTCATAAAGAGATTCCTCAATCACTTCTATTGGAATGGGCTTGCCACCCGGCGAATTACTAGGCACAGCTTACTTGCTAGCTGCTTGCTTGTTGTTAGATAAACCCCAAACATAGGCAGTCAATAATTGAATCTTTTCAGGACTCAATACTTTATCTTGAGCAGGCATCATTGCCATACGACCCTTCATGACCGTCTCAACAATGGTCGCCTCTGAGCTACCATATAACCACACTTTGTCGGTCAAGTTTGGTGCACCTAAGGCAATGTTGCCTTTGCCATCTGCACCATGACATGCAACGCAGTTTGCTTTGAATACTTCAGCACCGAGTGCCGCTTTCTGACTATCTACAGGCAGGCCAGATAAACTGCGAACATAGTTAGCGACATCCACAATTTGCTTGCTATCAAGCTGCGGGAATGGGGGCATTACGCCACCGCGACCATAGGTAATCGAAGCTTTAATATTCTCTGGTGAGCCACCGTATAGCCAATCACCATCGGTTAAATTGGGGAAGCCCTTACCACCACCAGCATCAGAACCATGGCATTGTGCACAGGAATTCAAGAAGAGACGTTGGCCCATTTCACGGGCTTTAGGATCCGCAGCAACTTGCTCAATATCCATCTTGACATATTTGGCATAGACTGGCTTCAGCTCATCATTTGCTGTAGTCATTGACTTCATCAAGGCGCCATCAGTGCTGTAACCCAAGAGACCTGGATAGGAGCCTAGGCCTGGATATAACACGAGATAAACCAAAGCAAAGATGCAAGAAATTAAGAACATCCACATCCACCAACGTGGCAATGGATTGTTCAACTCCCGCAGATCATCATCCCAAACGTGGCCGGTATCAGCAACTGCACCATCTGGCGTATGAACAACCTTGGCTTTACGTTGCGAAAATAATA comes from Polynucleobacter sp. MWH-Svant-W18 and encodes:
- a CDS encoding FixH family protein, with product MADQQTTKPWWKQLWPWLLISGPAVAMIGCAITIWLAINLHADKSLRDGVVKQGLKVEQLKDAQVQK
- the ccoG gene encoding cytochrome c oxidase accessory protein CcoG → MPSNSPGGKPIPIEVIEESLYEVRRKIYPRSVTGLFARWRFILVFATQLLFYGLPWLSWNDRQAVLFDLVQRKFYIFGLVLWPQDVIYLTLLLILSALALFLFTAVAGRLFCGYACPQTVYTEIFMWIERKVEGDRFARIRLDGEEWPWGFRKWRLKVTKHFLWLLVAFWTGFTFIGYFTPIETLGVALLHLSLGPWQTFWLCFYSFATWGNAGFMREQVCKYMCPYARFQSVMVDKDTFLVTYDKVRGEPRGSRSKSADHGSLGLGDCLDCSICVQVCPTGIDIRDGLQYMCIGCGACIDACNQVMEKVDYPKGLIRYTTERAIEDQESNQSAIKHILRPRVLIYTAFITVLTSAFLISLATRNPLRVDIMRDRGALAREIDGERIENIYRIQIMNASEHPMKVQVKATGLDHLRILDSQGREVAEIDVAPASNQLIPIKVSTEIDESDSGNHPIYFDVIAQEFADNKIIIRTRNEKSTFIIPR
- the ccoP gene encoding cytochrome-c oxidase, cbb3-type subunit III, translated to MSDFLGAGWSIYIALVTLVGIFWCIWLLFSQRKAKVVHTPDGAVADTGHVWDDDLRELNNPLPRWWMWMFLISCIFALVYLVLYPGLGSYPGLLGYSTDGALMKSMTTANDELKPVYAKYVKMDIEQVAADPKAREMGQRLFLNSCAQCHGSDAGGGKGFPNLTDGDWLYGGSPENIKASITYGRGGVMPPFPQLDSKQIVDVANYVRSLSGLPVDSQKAALGAEVFKANCVACHGADGKGNIALGAPNLTDKVWLYGSSEATIVETVMKGRMAMMPAQDKVLSPEKIQLLTAYVWGLSNNKQAASK